In Penaeus vannamei isolate JL-2024 chromosome 4, ASM4276789v1, whole genome shotgun sequence, a single window of DNA contains:
- the LOC113820055 gene encoding uncharacterized protein — MREATLMAGLFTMVVLALLPAEGHRYNDYPDCYYYDRYDRNCNYYPPTRYHYHDHHYHTHPIPYKYPGYSHTCRYLAAHPHLLRRIRKMLVYYFSNCYDPYYEYSNFHY; from the exons ATGAGGGAAGCTACACTTATGGCCGGCTTGTTCACG ATGGTCGTTCTCGCACTCTTGCCAGCAGAAGGTCACCGATATAACGACTACCCagactgctactactacgaccgCTACGACCGGAATTGCAACTACTACCCGCCCACGAGGTACCACTACCACGACCACCACTACCACACCCACCCGATACCATACAAATACCCGGGTTATTCTCATACCTGCAGGTATCTGGCAGCTCATCCTCATCTACTGCGAAG gaTTCGCAAGATGCTGGTCTATTACTTCTCCAACTGCTACGACCCTTATTACGAGTATTCGAACTTCCATTACTGA